A single Pseudodesulfovibrio aespoeensis Aspo-2 DNA region contains:
- a CDS encoding glycosyltransferase, producing the protein MNERYFQTLQLGMAAQLKELSLDEVVLYVLNHLHNFLLDESICMCFIDRLANDPETARHGQAQKTLLYLLDKGLQLRPLRPGLLDAVGRLTGNTQVRQRLDIVRQYNRDAETYGLISGLNLKVDAGDAAEFIARLLKAHPDHVAAAQFALAVDRQQGVPAGPWLAGFACPDPLRRDWEIALFNHQASVGALDQAMALWPDLNKAMLRETSLNLAAELFAAAGNTAQAVALYEKSLRQDPRQTPVHLRLRELQSRFAPDASLLTRRRVSICLYSWNKADMLGQTLESLSRSDIGPARIDVLLNGCTDHSREVVERARALFPDNEFTVHDLHVNIGAPAARNWLAGLPEVRASDYIAFLDDDVTVQRDWLASFLTVAEADTKVAVVGCKIVHPGSPALLQYLYRYVAIADHGLLKVSINAPEHQYDTHVYDVVRETRSVMGCQHLLRTSALADAPAGFDIRFSPSQVDDIDHDLVLCLAGHKVMYCGPVTCVHHQSSGKNETRATMKMPDLGAIMGNDIKFYYKHAGHLDRLKALDNLGLDLGVPLPEI; encoded by the coding sequence ATGAACGAACGATATTTCCAGACCCTCCAGCTCGGAATGGCCGCCCAGCTCAAGGAATTGTCCCTCGACGAGGTGGTCCTCTACGTCCTCAACCACCTCCACAACTTCCTGCTCGACGAATCCATCTGCATGTGCTTCATCGACCGCCTGGCCAACGACCCGGAGACGGCCAGACACGGGCAGGCGCAGAAGACCCTGCTCTACCTGCTGGACAAGGGGTTGCAGCTGCGCCCCCTGCGGCCCGGCCTGCTCGACGCCGTGGGACGCCTGACAGGCAACACCCAGGTCCGGCAGCGGCTCGACATCGTGCGCCAGTACAACCGGGACGCCGAGACCTACGGCCTCATCTCCGGCCTCAACCTCAAGGTCGATGCCGGGGACGCCGCCGAGTTCATCGCCCGGCTGCTCAAGGCCCACCCGGACCACGTGGCCGCGGCCCAGTTCGCCCTGGCCGTGGACCGGCAGCAGGGAGTCCCGGCCGGTCCCTGGCTGGCTGGTTTCGCCTGCCCCGATCCGCTGCGCCGCGACTGGGAGATCGCCCTGTTCAACCATCAGGCGTCGGTGGGCGCCCTGGACCAGGCCATGGCCCTGTGGCCGGACCTGAACAAGGCCATGCTTCGCGAGACGAGCCTGAATCTGGCGGCAGAACTGTTCGCGGCAGCGGGCAACACGGCCCAGGCCGTGGCCCTCTATGAGAAATCCCTGCGCCAGGACCCGCGCCAGACCCCGGTGCACCTGCGCCTGCGCGAGCTGCAATCCCGGTTCGCGCCCGACGCCTCGCTGCTGACGCGCCGGAGGGTGAGCATCTGCCTCTACTCCTGGAACAAGGCGGACATGCTCGGCCAGACCCTGGAGAGCCTGAGCCGCTCGGATATTGGCCCGGCCCGCATCGACGTGCTGCTCAACGGCTGCACAGACCACAGCCGCGAGGTGGTTGAGCGGGCGCGCGCCCTGTTCCCGGACAACGAGTTCACGGTCCACGACCTGCACGTGAACATCGGCGCGCCAGCCGCGCGCAACTGGCTCGCCGGACTGCCCGAGGTGCGCGCCAGCGACTACATCGCCTTTCTCGACGACGATGTCACGGTGCAGCGCGACTGGCTGGCCTCGTTCCTGACCGTGGCCGAGGCCGACACAAAAGTCGCGGTGGTGGGCTGCAAGATCGTCCACCCCGGCAGCCCGGCCTTGCTCCAGTATCTCTACCGCTATGTGGCCATAGCCGACCACGGCCTGCTCAAGGTAAGCATCAACGCGCCCGAGCACCAGTACGACACCCATGTCTACGACGTGGTCCGCGAGACCCGGAGCGTCATGGGCTGCCAGCATCTGCTGCGCACCAGCGCCCTGGCCGACGCCCCTGCCGGGTTCGACATCCGGTTCAGCCCGTCCCAGGTGGACGACATCGACCACGACCTCGTCCTGTGCCTGGCCGGGCACAAGGTCATGTACTGCGGCCCGGTGACCTGCGTCCACCACCAGTCGAGCGGCAAGAACGAGACCAGGGCCACCATGAAAATGCCGGACCTGGGGGCCATCATGGGCAACGACATCAAATTCTACTACAAGCACGCCGGCCACCTGGACCGGCTCAAGGCCCTGGACAACCTCGGCCTCGACCTCGGCGTGCCCCTGCCGGAGATCTAG
- a CDS encoding YggS family pyridoxal phosphate-dependent enzyme yields the protein MSERRTELAERAAEVRETLAEAARRAGRAPGDITLVAVSKFHAASDVRALAGAGQADFGENYVQEALAKREALADLGLNWHFIGGLQSNKARFVVGNFCLVHSVDSHKLAQALHKKASELGVVQDILIQVNGAGEAQKSGITEENLIPLAEAVLGMGGVRLVGLMTLPPFFDDPARARPVFARLRELRDALEARLGHRLPHLSMGMTGDFVPAVEEGATLVRIGTRIFGARPRRT from the coding sequence ATGAGCGAGAGAAGGACGGAGCTGGCCGAGCGCGCGGCAGAGGTGCGGGAGACGCTGGCCGAGGCGGCCCGCCGGGCCGGACGCGCGCCCGGCGACATCACCCTGGTGGCGGTCTCAAAATTCCATGCCGCCTCGGACGTGCGCGCCCTGGCCGGGGCCGGGCAGGCGGATTTCGGCGAAAACTACGTGCAGGAGGCCCTGGCCAAGCGCGAGGCACTGGCCGACCTCGGGCTCAACTGGCACTTCATCGGCGGGTTGCAGTCCAACAAGGCGCGGTTCGTGGTCGGGAACTTTTGTCTGGTGCACAGCGTTGATTCTCATAAGCTGGCCCAGGCATTGCATAAAAAGGCTTCGGAGCTGGGCGTGGTCCAGGACATCCTCATCCAGGTGAATGGTGCCGGGGAGGCTCAGAAGTCCGGAATCACGGAAGAAAATTTGATTCCTCTGGCCGAGGCGGTCCTGGGGATGGGCGGCGTCCGCCTTGTCGGGCTGATGACGCTGCCGCCGTTTTTTGACGATCCGGCGCGGGCGAGACCTGTTTTTGCCCGGTTGCGGGAGCTGCGGGACGCGCTGGAGGCCAGGCTTGGCCATCGGCTGCCCCACCTCTCCATGGGCATGACCGGCGATTTTGTTCCGGCAGTGGAGGAGGGGGCGACCCTGGTGCGGATAGGCACGAGGATTTTCGGGGCGCGGCCCCGGAGAACATAA
- a CDS encoding motility protein A yields the protein MDFGTVIGIVLSFGLVVAAILSGSSLIIFISVPSFFIVIGGTLGAAMVNYPLSYVIGLVGVIKNTFFSSLESPREIIDRFKDYANRARREGILSLEPLIKEIDDDYMRKGLQLTVDGLEPQTIQEILETEVSYLSERHATGADVVAVLGTLAPAMGMIGTVVGLVQMLQTMSDPSTIGPAMAVALLTTLYGAMLANLVFNPMAGKLKARSKEEILLREMIMEGILSISKGENPRIIEEKLNSYLPPKDRVVTD from the coding sequence ATGGATTTCGGAACCGTCATCGGCATTGTTCTCTCATTCGGTCTGGTGGTCGCGGCCATCCTGTCGGGGTCGAGCCTGATCATCTTCATTTCGGTGCCGTCCTTTTTCATCGTCATCGGCGGGACACTTGGCGCGGCCATGGTCAACTATCCGCTGAGCTATGTCATCGGTCTGGTCGGGGTCATCAAGAACACCTTCTTCTCCAGCCTCGAATCGCCCCGCGAGATCATCGACCGGTTCAAGGACTACGCCAACCGCGCCCGGCGCGAGGGCATCCTCTCCCTGGAGCCGCTGATCAAGGAGATCGACGACGACTACATGCGCAAGGGGCTGCAACTGACGGTGGATGGCCTGGAGCCGCAGACTATCCAGGAGATCCTGGAGACCGAGGTCTCCTACCTGAGCGAGCGGCACGCCACCGGTGCGGACGTGGTGGCCGTGCTCGGCACCCTGGCCCCGGCCATGGGCATGATCGGCACGGTCGTCGGTCTGGTGCAGATGCTCCAGACCATGAGCGACCCGTCCACCATCGGCCCGGCCATGGCCGTGGCCCTCCTGACCACCCTCTACGGGGCGATGCTGGCCAACCTCGTCTTCAACCCCATGGCGGGCAAGCTCAAGGCGCGCAGCAAGGAGGAAATCCTGCTGCGCGAGATGATAATGGAAGGCATCCTGTCCATCTCCAAGGGCGAAAACCCGCGCATCATCGAGGAAAAGCTCAACAGTTACCTGCCACCCAAGGACAGGGTCGTGACCGACTAG
- a CDS encoding OmpA/MotB family protein has translation MAKKGKKHICEEMPPWMITFSDVMTLMLTFFVLLVSMSHIDPRRKLVALGSIIGTFGWEDASYEVFSKKDTRRTVEPGPIDSGDLESLKALKWENIDDDINFRSNRFVQILSIDASLLFGPDAVTLSESGQAVLDGYMPVFAQVQYPLLLAGHTSQLRDELGADYKPGDDEENPDLSWKISLSRALAVYRHLIDRGMRPGMLRVEGFGKYMPFYTQTTVESRARNRRVDIVLDKRNIDAGERLRSLTGQDAGLVDTIDVNGFRFDVRPPQGLE, from the coding sequence ATGGCGAAAAAAGGGAAAAAGCACATTTGCGAGGAAATGCCTCCGTGGATGATCACCTTCTCGGATGTCATGACGCTGATGCTGACCTTTTTCGTGCTGCTGGTCTCCATGTCCCACATCGACCCGCGCCGCAAACTGGTGGCGCTCGGCTCCATCATCGGCACCTTTGGCTGGGAGGACGCCAGCTATGAGGTCTTCTCCAAAAAGGACACCCGGCGCACCGTGGAGCCCGGACCCATCGACTCGGGCGACCTCGAATCGCTCAAGGCCCTCAAGTGGGAAAACATCGACGACGACATCAATTTCCGCTCCAATCGCTTCGTCCAGATTTTGTCCATTGACGCGAGCCTGCTCTTCGGGCCGGATGCCGTGACCTTGAGCGAATCCGGGCAGGCCGTGCTGGACGGGTACATGCCGGTCTTCGCCCAGGTGCAGTACCCGCTGCTGCTGGCCGGGCACACCTCCCAGCTGCGCGACGAACTGGGCGCGGACTACAAGCCCGGCGACGACGAGGAGAACCCCGACCTGTCGTGGAAGATCTCCTTAAGCCGCGCCCTTGCGGTCTACCGTCATCTGATCGACCGCGGCATGCGCCCGGGCATGCTCCGGGTCGAGGGATTCGGCAAGTACATGCCGTTCTACACCCAGACAACTGTCGAGAGCCGGGCCAGAAACCGGCGCGTTGACATCGTGCTCGACAAGCGCAACATCGACGCGGGCGAGCGCCTCCGGTCCCTGACAGGCCAGGACGCCGGGTTGGTGGACACCATCGATGTCAACGGGTTCCGGTTCGATGTCCGCCCGCCGCAGGGGCTGGAGTAG
- a CDS encoding OmpA/MotB family protein, which produces MARKKKELCPPLALWLVTFSDLVTLLLTFFVLLLTMSSMDNAILTRVTLQTADLGLLDKRGSGRVDVRERLVIELMEKPWEVLDKKQRLKDLLFPDDVLPDDLSKAELDKNLEILAKPDGVALVFTDKLLFEPGASRLSLRGEQLLEALTPVLLFTAAPVNVAGHTDASDTGADPYALSGDRALAVLSFLVDAGVPDRRFSLSAYGSDVPALDERDRPVASSMNRRVEILLKTARPVGGYL; this is translated from the coding sequence ATGGCCAGGAAGAAGAAGGAACTTTGCCCGCCGCTGGCCCTGTGGCTGGTCACCTTCTCGGATCTGGTGACCCTGCTGCTGACGTTTTTCGTCCTGCTTCTGACCATGTCGTCCATGGACAACGCCATCCTGACGCGGGTGACCCTGCAGACCGCCGATCTCGGGCTGCTCGACAAGCGCGGCTCCGGGCGGGTGGATGTCAGGGAGCGGCTGGTGATAGAATTGATGGAAAAACCCTGGGAGGTGCTGGACAAGAAGCAGCGCCTCAAGGATTTGCTCTTCCCCGACGACGTGCTGCCGGATGACCTGAGCAAGGCCGAGCTGGACAAAAACCTGGAGATCCTGGCCAAGCCCGATGGCGTGGCCCTGGTCTTTACGGACAAGCTGCTTTTCGAGCCGGGCGCGTCGCGCCTGAGCCTGCGCGGGGAGCAGCTGCTCGAAGCGCTGACCCCGGTGCTTCTGTTCACCGCCGCGCCGGTCAACGTGGCCGGGCATACGGACGCCTCGGACACCGGGGCCGACCCCTACGCCCTGTCCGGGGACCGCGCCCTGGCCGTGCTCTCGTTCCTGGTCGATGCCGGGGTGCCTGACCGCCGCTTTTCCCTATCCGCCTACGGCAGCGACGTTCCGGCCCTGGATGAGCGCGACAGGCCGGTGGCTTCAAGCATGAACCGGCGTGTCGAGATTCTCCTGAAGACCGCCCGGCCCGTGGGCGGCTATCTGTAG
- a CDS encoding flagellar basal body-associated FliL family protein, with protein sequence MADEDLVQEGKKGGKLKWIIIAVALIVLGVGGYFGYTMFLAAPDEAQTAESGAGEEGAGVPTESLEGKLVPLPMFLVNLADPLGRRYLKLGMEVEVRDEKAEQALLKYEAKIKDTLLLLFSSKTYDDLSTMKAKVELKQEIVDRLNQIVGKGAILRVYITEMVIQ encoded by the coding sequence ATGGCTGACGAAGATCTTGTCCAGGAAGGAAAGAAGGGCGGCAAGCTCAAGTGGATCATCATCGCCGTGGCGCTGATCGTGCTCGGCGTTGGCGGGTATTTCGGCTACACCATGTTCCTGGCCGCGCCCGACGAGGCGCAGACCGCCGAGTCCGGGGCCGGGGAAGAGGGCGCGGGCGTGCCGACAGAGTCCCTTGAGGGCAAGCTCGTGCCCCTGCCCATGTTCCTGGTCAACCTGGCCGATCCGCTGGGGCGGCGGTATCTCAAGCTCGGCATGGAGGTCGAGGTCCGCGACGAAAAGGCCGAGCAGGCCCTTCTCAAGTATGAGGCCAAGATCAAGGACACCCTGCTCCTGCTGTTTTCAAGCAAGACCTACGACGACCTTTCGACCATGAAGGCCAAGGTGGAGCTGAAGCAGGAGATTGTGGACCGGCTCAACCAGATCGTGGGCAAGGGGGCGATTCTGCGCGTCTACATCACGGAGATGGTCATCCAGTAG
- the fliN gene encoding flagellar motor switch protein FliN, translated as MAEDQDKLAQEWADALLEGNDVPDPSEAASADVASDDESLADEWAAALAETTQEEVRHEKEQAFLSTQTHDYEFKDMGSAAKGASSSGKRDLDFILDIPLEVSAELGRTKLLINELLQLGQGSVVELNKLAGEPLEIYVNGKLVARGEAVVINEKFGIRLTDIISPIERVKQLG; from the coding sequence ATGGCCGAAGATCAGGATAAACTGGCACAGGAGTGGGCCGACGCGCTGCTGGAAGGCAACGATGTGCCCGACCCCTCGGAGGCCGCCAGCGCCGATGTGGCCAGCGACGACGAGTCCCTGGCCGACGAGTGGGCCGCCGCCCTTGCCGAGACCACCCAGGAAGAGGTCAGGCACGAGAAGGAGCAGGCGTTTCTCTCCACCCAGACCCACGACTACGAATTCAAGGACATGGGCAGTGCGGCCAAGGGCGCAAGCTCCAGCGGCAAGCGCGACCTGGATTTCATTCTCGACATCCCCCTTGAGGTCTCTGCCGAGCTGGGCCGCACCAAGCTCTTGATCAACGAGCTGCTGCAACTGGGCCAGGGCTCTGTGGTGGAGCTGAACAAGCTGGCGGGCGAACCGCTCGAAATCTACGTCAACGGCAAGCTCGTGGCCCGCGGCGAGGCCGTGGTCATCAACGAGAAGTTCGGCATCCGGCTGACGGACATCATCAGCCCCATCGAGCGGGTCAAACAGCTTGGATAG
- the fliO gene encoding flagellar biosynthetic protein FliO: MDSPLAQANATAAPMQLPVVDSGATLLTTLGYLCLMLGVMFLAYYLLKRLGIQGWGAHGGKDGPRLISRLALGARQSVAVVRFRDRDLLLGVTEDRVSLLADVEAGEVGEDGARASGPKSFAALLRKGTGGDEK, from the coding sequence TTGGATAGCCCTCTGGCCCAGGCCAACGCCACTGCCGCACCCATGCAGCTGCCAGTGGTGGACTCCGGCGCGACCCTGCTGACCACGCTGGGGTACCTGTGCCTCATGCTGGGCGTGATGTTCCTGGCCTACTATCTGCTCAAGCGGCTCGGCATCCAGGGCTGGGGCGCGCACGGCGGCAAGGACGGCCCGCGCCTGATCAGCCGTCTGGCCCTTGGCGCCCGCCAGAGCGTGGCCGTGGTCCGTTTTCGCGACCGCGACCTGCTCCTTGGCGTGACCGAAGACCGCGTCAGTCTGCTGGCCGATGTCGAGGCGGGCGAGGTTGGAGAGGACGGAGCGCGCGCCTCCGGGCCGAAGAGCTTTGCGGCCCTGCTCAGGAAGGGGACGGGAGGGGACGAAAAATGA
- the fliP gene encoding flagellar type III secretion system pore protein FliP (The bacterial flagellar biogenesis protein FliP forms a type III secretion system (T3SS)-type pore required for flagellar assembly.) codes for MTADPRRLLTLCACLFGALALFPALSLAQDPVIPKLTMELAAGQAEPGEVSTLLEILFLLTVLSMAPAIMLTMTSFTRIIIVFHFLRQAMGTQQMPPNQILAGLAIFMTVVIMMPVGKAINSTALQPYLAEEIRFDEALERAQVPIREFMFKHTREKDLSIFYSITKEERPNNRDEVNTIMLVAAYTISELKTGFTIGFLIYIPFLILDMVVASILLAMGMMMLPPVMISLPFKILLFVLIDGWNLLVGSLVNTFQ; via the coding sequence ATGACGGCTGATCCGCGCCGACTGCTGACGCTGTGCGCCTGCCTGTTTGGCGCGCTGGCCCTCTTTCCGGCCCTGTCGCTGGCCCAGGACCCGGTCATCCCCAAGCTGACCATGGAATTGGCTGCCGGACAGGCCGAGCCGGGCGAGGTTTCGACCCTGCTTGAGATTCTCTTCCTGCTCACGGTGTTGAGCATGGCCCCGGCCATCATGCTGACCATGACCTCCTTCACCCGGATCATCATCGTCTTCCATTTTCTGCGTCAGGCCATGGGCACCCAGCAGATGCCGCCCAACCAGATCCTGGCCGGGCTGGCCATCTTCATGACCGTGGTCATCATGATGCCGGTGGGCAAGGCCATCAACAGCACCGCGCTCCAGCCCTATCTGGCCGAGGAGATACGCTTTGACGAGGCCCTGGAACGGGCGCAGGTGCCCATCCGCGAGTTCATGTTCAAGCATACCCGCGAGAAGGACCTGTCCATCTTCTACTCCATCACCAAGGAGGAGCGGCCAAATAACCGAGACGAGGTCAACACCATCATGCTGGTGGCCGCCTACACCATCTCGGAACTCAAGACCGGCTTCACCATCGGCTTTCTCATCTACATCCCGTTCCTCATCCTGGACATGGTCGTGGCTTCCATCCTGCTGGCCATGGGCATGATGATGCTGCCGCCGGTCATGATCTCGCTGCCGTTCAAGATCCTGCTTTTCGTCCTCATCGACGGGTGGAACCTGCTCGTGGGCTCCCTCGTGAACACCTTTCAGTGA
- the fliQ gene encoding flagellar biosynthesis protein FliQ, with translation MTPEFVVGFARQAIEITLVISLPMLGVGMIVGIFISVLQAATQIQEMTLTMVPKIVAIFIALLVAFPWIMDKMMTYTTNLFLNLPNYIQ, from the coding sequence ATGACGCCGGAATTCGTGGTCGGATTCGCCCGACAAGCCATTGAAATCACACTGGTCATCTCCCTGCCCATGCTCGGCGTGGGCATGATTGTGGGCATTTTTATCTCCGTGCTCCAGGCAGCCACCCAGATCCAGGAGATGACCCTGACCATGGTCCCCAAGATCGTGGCCATCTTCATCGCCCTGCTGGTGGCCTTCCCCTGGATCATGGACAAGATGATGACCTACACGACGAATCTTTTCCTCAATCTCCCGAACTACATACAATAG
- a CDS encoding Lon protease family protein translates to MNQTSTPKVKSLSGDKLRAHLDPARIPFATSADIPARNVHSRFQPRAIHALALALEIKSNEHNVYVSGEPNMGRTYFAMSFLKPAAARAETPCDWVYLYNFEDNDRPIVLRMPAGQGRKFKQAQHKAMAHIRQEIPARFEKDAFQKKHERMLKKYNSKREELFNRMDATAEKESFSLSLDEEGVLTLSPIVDGQVVSDKDFETLGAPLRKKLKAKGEELLASVSSILRRINQNEADMRQSEVDLQREAARAVLDESFGKVVDKFKGAGGLPEYFQALQDEVLDNVEQFLPRDSSLAGLLPDGPPGGEDFFTRFEVNLFVDNGKTRGAPVVVEDHPTAFNLLGSIEREAEMGALYTDFTLIKAGALHRANGGFLVLNIEDLLSNPNSWEGLLRALRSGQSRIEDPVDPDQVRARTLQPAPVDLQVKVVLIGSEEHYEILLYNDDRFDKFFKLKAHMQHAATRNAENIRYYLHVIGQIAAESGLLPFTREAMAGLVDFGSRLVEDQKRLSLYIPLLRERMIEASALARMAGRGEVGQTELAAAVAAKDYRVNLYEEEFMTDYDRQVIKVETSGRAVGLANGLSVTQFGDYEIGLPHQISCTVGVGHGGILDLEREAQLGGPIHTKGMMIIKSYLVRLFAQDKPIVLTGSLCFEQSYAGIEGDSASGAELASLLSALSGAPINLSYAFTGAVSQSGAVMAVGGVNRKIEGFFEVCRRRRLTGHQGVILPADNVVNLMLKGEIVQAVDEGRFHIFPVKTIEEAMLLLTGMRCGTRARNGQYPTGSLYRQVDVRLAELTRLAVRGDCEK, encoded by the coding sequence ATGAACCAGACCAGCACTCCCAAGGTGAAGAGCCTGTCCGGCGACAAGCTGCGGGCGCACCTTGACCCGGCCCGGATCCCCTTTGCCACCAGCGCCGACATTCCGGCCCGCAACGTCCACTCCCGGTTCCAGCCACGGGCCATCCACGCCCTGGCCCTGGCCCTTGAGATCAAGAGCAACGAGCACAACGTCTATGTCTCGGGTGAGCCCAACATGGGGCGTACCTATTTCGCCATGAGCTTTCTCAAGCCCGCGGCGGCCAGGGCCGAGACCCCGTGCGACTGGGTCTACCTCTACAACTTCGAGGACAACGACAGGCCCATCGTCCTGCGCATGCCCGCAGGCCAGGGGCGCAAGTTCAAGCAGGCCCAGCACAAGGCCATGGCCCACATCCGCCAGGAGATCCCGGCCCGGTTCGAGAAGGACGCCTTCCAGAAAAAACACGAGCGGATGCTCAAGAAGTACAACTCCAAGCGTGAGGAGTTGTTCAACAGGATGGACGCCACCGCCGAGAAGGAGAGCTTCAGCCTGAGCCTGGACGAGGAGGGCGTCCTGACCCTCTCGCCCATCGTGGACGGGCAGGTGGTCTCGGACAAGGATTTCGAGACCCTGGGCGCGCCGCTGCGCAAGAAGCTCAAGGCCAAGGGCGAGGAACTGCTGGCCAGCGTCAGCTCCATCCTGCGCCGCATCAACCAGAACGAGGCGGACATGCGCCAATCCGAGGTGGACCTCCAGCGCGAGGCGGCCAGGGCGGTCCTGGACGAGAGCTTCGGCAAGGTCGTGGACAAGTTCAAGGGGGCCGGCGGGCTGCCCGAGTACTTTCAGGCCCTGCAGGACGAAGTGCTCGACAATGTGGAACAATTCCTGCCGCGCGACAGCTCCCTGGCCGGGCTCCTGCCCGATGGCCCGCCCGGCGGCGAGGATTTCTTCACCCGGTTCGAGGTCAACCTGTTCGTGGACAACGGCAAGACCAGGGGCGCGCCCGTGGTGGTGGAGGATCACCCCACGGCCTTCAACCTCCTCGGTTCCATCGAGCGCGAGGCCGAGATGGGCGCCCTGTACACGGATTTCACCCTGATCAAGGCCGGGGCGCTGCACCGGGCCAACGGCGGATTTCTGGTCCTGAACATCGAGGACCTGCTCTCCAACCCCAACTCCTGGGAGGGGTTGCTGCGCGCCCTGCGCTCCGGCCAGTCGCGCATCGAGGACCCGGTGGACCCGGATCAGGTCCGCGCCCGGACCCTCCAGCCCGCGCCCGTGGACCTGCAGGTCAAGGTGGTTCTCATCGGCTCGGAGGAGCACTACGAGATCCTGCTCTACAACGATGACCGGTTCGACAAATTCTTCAAGCTCAAGGCGCACATGCAGCACGCGGCCACGCGCAATGCCGAGAACATCCGCTACTATCTGCACGTCATCGGCCAGATTGCAGCCGAGTCGGGCCTCCTGCCCTTCACCCGCGAGGCCATGGCCGGGCTGGTGGATTTCGGCTCCCGGCTGGTGGAGGACCAGAAAAGGCTCTCGCTCTACATCCCCCTGCTGCGCGAGCGCATGATCGAGGCCTCGGCCCTGGCCCGCATGGCCGGGCGCGGCGAGGTCGGCCAGACCGAGCTGGCCGCGGCGGTGGCGGCCAAGGATTACCGGGTCAACCTCTACGAAGAGGAGTTCATGACCGACTATGACCGGCAGGTGATCAAGGTGGAGACCAGCGGTCGGGCCGTGGGCCTTGCCAACGGGCTGTCCGTGACCCAGTTCGGCGACTACGAGATCGGCCTGCCCCATCAGATATCCTGCACGGTTGGCGTGGGCCACGGCGGCATCCTCGACCTGGAGCGCGAGGCCCAGCTGGGCGGCCCCATCCACACCAAGGGCATGATGATCATCAAGTCCTATCTGGTGCGCCTGTTCGCCCAGGACAAACCCATCGTGCTGACCGGCTCTTTGTGCTTCGAGCAGTCCTACGCGGGCATCGAGGGCGACTCGGCCTCGGGCGCGGAGCTGGCCTCTCTGCTCTCGGCCCTGTCCGGCGCGCCCATCAACCTTTCCTATGCCTTTACCGGCGCGGTCTCCCAGTCCGGCGCAGTCATGGCTGTGGGCGGCGTCAACCGCAAGATCGAGGGGTTTTTCGAGGTCTGCCGACGGCGCAGACTCACCGGCCACCAGGGCGTCATCCTGCCTGCGGACAACGTGGTCAACCTGATGCTCAAGGGCGAGATCGTCCAGGCCGTGGACGAGGGGCGGTTCCACATCTTCCCGGTCAAGACCATTGAGGAGGCCATGCTCCTGCTCACCGGCATGCGCTGCGGCACGCGCGCCAGGAACGGCCAGTATCCCACCGGCTCCCTCTACCGGCAGGTGGACGTGCGTCTGGCCGAGCTGACCCGGCTGGCCGTGAGAGGGGATTGCGAGAAATAG
- a CDS encoding metallophosphoesterase family protein, producing MYWIAFGDIHESFGVLGSIPGLGRAQGVILTGDLTNRGSRESADRVIDAVAAINPRIFALPGNMDTDAVEARLAQRGMDLHLRVRELAPGLGLMGVGYSTPTPFGTPGEVAEATLVGWLDATHALAASFATLIVAVHEPPHGSKADMLGNGEHVGSPGVRAFIERARPALVLTGHIHESRAVDRIGESTVINPGMLAGGGFVRIEYRDGALSAELMSV from the coding sequence ATGTACTGGATAGCGTTTGGCGACATTCACGAGAGCTTCGGGGTGCTCGGTTCCATTCCGGGGCTGGGTCGGGCCCAGGGGGTGATCCTCACGGGCGACCTGACCAACCGGGGCAGCCGCGAGTCCGCGGACCGGGTCATTGACGCGGTGGCGGCCATCAATCCGCGCATTTTTGCCCTGCCAGGCAACATGGACACCGACGCGGTTGAGGCCCGGCTCGCACAGCGGGGCATGGACCTTCACCTGCGGGTGCGCGAGCTGGCACCCGGACTCGGCCTGATGGGGGTGGGCTATTCCACGCCCACGCCCTTTGGCACTCCCGGCGAGGTGGCCGAGGCCACCCTGGTCGGGTGGCTCGACGCCACCCACGCCCTGGCCGCATCCTTTGCCACCCTCATCGTGGCCGTGCACGAGCCGCCCCACGGCTCCAAGGCGGACATGCTCGGCAACGGCGAGCATGTGGGCAGCCCTGGTGTGCGCGCCTTCATCGAGCGCGCCCGGCCCGCACTGGTCCTGACCGGCCACATCCACGAATCGCGGGCCGTGGACAGGATCGGGGAAAGCACGGTCATCAATCCGGGCATGCTGGCGGGCGGCGGGTTCGTGCGCATCGAGTACCGGGACGGCGCGCTTTCCGCCGAGCTCATGAGCGTGTGA